A stretch of the Flavobacterium aquiphilum genome encodes the following:
- a CDS encoding SusC/RagA family TonB-linked outer membrane protein — translation MKNKFSLFLTIALFALLHVSSYAQSKVVKGTIKDATGLPIPGVNVVVKGTKTGASTDFDGKYSISASVGQVLVYSSTGSKTVERTVNQSTSAIDVVMVDEVAQLNEVVVVGYGTVKKSDVTGAIVSVGAEKLTTRPVNNALEALQGKAAGVDIKTSERPGTIGDVRIRGNRSLTASNSPLYVVDGVPLMSASSIETLNPRDIASIDILKDASATAIYGSRGANGVIIVTTKQGKAGQFSLNYSGTVTTQEIVDRSPSMSASDFINFRRTAAYNLDPTKYPSPDAPTYANDKLIFDSALDGQTSRDNVLKGWASGSWDPSKVTNTDWTKFVTRTGVTTEHVLSASGGSEKVNSYGSFGYLNNQGTQKGQSYERYTAKVSTNINATDWFKMTASLNATWSEQDYGMSTLGGRSNSSPNSIYGAAKSIYNMAVPFDANGNLVINPGGESGIYTIMNEWDKSTQLSQIMRVLGNFSTTIDIGKVWEPVKGLSYKMNFGPDFRHWREGVYIDGTSVNKINSNGTPGSNYARLKNRRDFSWTLDNMLTYDRTFASKHNFGVTLLQSASAWNIEESSMNADNIPVPSFLWNAFGTVDITNAANKAGMSSGLTERQLNSYMARVNYGYDGRYLLTMSGRWDGASQLSEGHKWDFFPSAALGWRINKEEFMNNIDWIQNLKLRLGVGVTGNSSVDPYATAGNISSILLPFNGIANEMAYTTNEPYYTKDQVSMANKDLGWEKTTQYNLGIDFSFLDNRISGSVEGYKTYTNDLIMEMKIPTLTGFPSTFANVGKTSNHGVEVTLNLIPVETKSGFTWESTLIGAWQKDRIEELAYGKNDMADNAWFIGRSINVQYGYDNLGMWQNTPEDLAEMAKWNANGYKFTPGNVRPKDQNGDYKMTADDRVVLGNSNPNWTMGWNNTFEYKGLELGIEIYGRMGYMASLGGEALTAHANQRETDYWTPTNTGAEFQKPILAQATSGSADSFSGLLGFQKAAFAKIRNISLGYNFSKEQASKIGVANMKLYAQAISPGNIYQSLSWYDFDTNATYYNRSFVMGLQVGF, via the coding sequence ATGAAAAACAAATTTAGTCTTTTTCTGACTATCGCCTTGTTTGCTTTACTGCATGTATCAAGTTATGCTCAGAGCAAAGTGGTTAAAGGAACAATTAAAGACGCAACCGGCTTGCCTATACCTGGGGTAAATGTGGTTGTTAAAGGAACAAAAACGGGGGCTAGTACTGATTTTGATGGAAAGTATTCTATCAGTGCTTCTGTTGGTCAGGTATTGGTTTATAGTTCTACTGGTTCTAAAACGGTAGAAAGAACGGTTAATCAATCAACTAGTGCTATTGATGTGGTTATGGTTGACGAAGTAGCTCAACTTAATGAAGTTGTAGTTGTTGGGTACGGTACGGTTAAGAAGTCGGATGTAACCGGAGCGATCGTAAGTGTTGGTGCCGAGAAATTGACAACTCGTCCAGTGAACAATGCGTTGGAGGCTTTGCAAGGAAAAGCGGCCGGAGTGGATATTAAAACAAGTGAACGTCCAGGAACTATTGGGGATGTTCGTATTCGTGGTAACCGTTCTTTGACAGCTAGTAATTCACCTCTTTATGTGGTGGACGGTGTGCCTTTGATGTCGGCGTCGTCTATCGAAACACTTAACCCGCGTGATATTGCATCTATTGATATTCTTAAAGATGCTTCTGCAACAGCTATTTATGGTTCTCGTGGAGCTAACGGGGTTATTATTGTTACTACTAAGCAGGGTAAAGCGGGACAGTTTAGCTTAAATTATTCTGGAACTGTTACAACGCAAGAGATTGTTGACCGTTCTCCATCAATGAGTGCTTCCGATTTCATTAATTTCAGGCGCACAGCTGCTTATAATCTTGATCCAACTAAATATCCAAGTCCGGACGCCCCAACTTATGCAAATGATAAATTGATTTTTGACAGTGCTTTAGATGGACAAACTTCTAGAGATAACGTATTAAAAGGTTGGGCAAGCGGTTCCTGGGATCCTTCAAAAGTAACCAATACGGATTGGACTAAATTTGTAACCAGAACAGGGGTTACCACAGAGCATGTTTTAAGTGCAAGTGGAGGTTCAGAAAAAGTAAATAGTTACGGCTCATTTGGTTATTTGAATAATCAAGGGACTCAAAAAGGACAATCGTATGAGCGTTATACTGCAAAAGTGAGTACAAATATCAATGCTACAGATTGGTTCAAAATGACTGCATCATTAAATGCAACTTGGAGCGAGCAGGATTATGGAATGTCAACTTTGGGAGGTCGCAGTAACTCATCACCAAATTCTATTTATGGCGCTGCAAAATCTATTTACAATATGGCTGTTCCTTTTGATGCAAACGGTAATTTAGTTATCAATCCAGGAGGAGAAAGTGGTATTTATACTATTATGAATGAATGGGATAAAAGCACACAATTATCGCAAATTATGCGTGTGTTAGGAAATTTCTCTACAACAATCGATATTGGAAAGGTTTGGGAACCTGTAAAAGGACTTAGTTATAAAATGAATTTTGGTCCAGATTTCCGTCATTGGAGAGAGGGGGTTTATATTGATGGAACATCAGTAAATAAAATTAATTCAAACGGGACTCCCGGATCTAATTATGCTAGACTAAAAAATCGTCGTGATTTTTCTTGGACTTTGGATAATATGTTGACTTATGACCGCACTTTTGCAAGTAAACATAATTTTGGGGTTACATTACTTCAGTCAGCTTCAGCTTGGAATATAGAAGAATCGTCTATGAATGCTGATAATATACCTGTACCATCTTTTTTATGGAATGCATTTGGAACAGTTGATATTACTAATGCAGCAAATAAAGCAGGAATGAGTTCTGGTCTTACAGAGCGTCAATTGAATTCGTACATGGCACGTGTAAACTACGGTTATGATGGACGTTATTTATTGACAATGTCTGGACGATGGGATGGAGCTTCTCAGCTTTCAGAAGGGCATAAATGGGACTTTTTCCCATCTGCAGCTCTTGGATGGCGTATCAATAAAGAAGAATTCATGAACAATATTGATTGGATTCAAAATTTGAAACTTCGTTTAGGTGTTGGTGTGACTGGAAACTCATCAGTTGATCCGTATGCAACAGCTGGAAATATTAGTTCAATTTTACTTCCTTTTAACGGCATAGCAAATGAGATGGCTTATACTACTAATGAGCCTTATTATACAAAAGATCAAGTATCTATGGCTAATAAAGACCTCGGTTGGGAAAAAACAACACAATACAACTTGGGAATTGATTTTAGTTTCTTGGATAACCGTATCAGTGGTAGTGTTGAAGGCTATAAAACATATACTAACGATTTGATTATGGAAATGAAAATACCTACTCTAACAGGTTTTCCTTCTACTTTTGCCAATGTCGGTAAAACAAGTAATCATGGGGTTGAGGTTACGCTTAACTTAATTCCGGTGGAAACTAAAAGTGGATTTACTTGGGAATCAACTCTGATTGGTGCTTGGCAAAAAGATAGAATCGAAGAGTTGGCTTATGGTAAAAATGATATGGCTGACAATGCATGGTTCATAGGAAGATCTATTAATGTGCAATATGGTTATGATAATTTAGGTATGTGGCAAAATACTCCGGAAGATCTTGCAGAAATGGCGAAGTGGAATGCTAATGGATACAAGTTTACACCAGGAAATGTTCGTCCAAAAGACCAAAATGGCGACTACAAAATGACTGCAGATGACCGTGTGGTTCTTGGTAATAGTAATCCTAATTGGACAATGGGATGGAACAATACTTTTGAGTACAAAGGTCTAGAATTAGGGATAGAAATCTATGGACGTATGGGTTATATGGCATCATTAGGAGGTGAAGCGTTGACAGCTCATGCCAATCAACGTGAAACGGATTATTGGACGCCAACAAACACTGGAGCTGAATTCCAAAAACCGATTTTGGCGCAAGCGACATCAGGTTCTGCTGATTCATTTTCAGGGCTATTAGGGTTTCAGAAAGCAGCATTTGCAAAAATTCGTAATATCTCTTTGGGGTATAACTTTTCTAAAGAACAGGCTTCCAAAATTGGTGTAGCTAATATGAAATTGTATGCCCAAGCGATAAGCCCCGGAAATATCTACCAATCATTGAGCTGGTATGATTTTGATACTAACGCGACCTACTACAACAGAAGTTTTGTTATGGGACTTCAAGTTGGATTCTAA
- a CDS encoding RagB/SusD family nutrient uptake outer membrane protein: protein MNNIKNIGFVFLAMMGLTIASCSNDFLDEEQTTKYSTDYFNTQQGLVDLSESLYGNIRWHFGYEWAYGTTLYGTDEFTNANDLTNEMWNTYDNRLGPIKATTATGAANGNATAPSDLWDEMYYGIASANTIIAKAPTVITDVKIRNRVLAHAYFMRGYNYYRLTAQYGGVVLQTEPVTTVVRSFTRSTEEACWAQVISDLRNAYQLFEGEIFTYGKGITWTKATAAHFLAKALLFRSSERNNAWNSAYKTSDYKEAIDACSYAITARGALTANYNDLYANWTGIDCPNEQLSEILMAAGYNGDATTVGRFGNRTYNYFDPQFSVFAGGWSARGVWIGGMDFQRCRPTEYSYAVFDHVNDARMWKTFKTVYGVNTVKTPNPNGVALGDPAVVMILNTKNDNTYNGYTFGAFVQNPTWKDVAGRLPAWGGASGTRQTPTAGSLTSKKGQFAPNSLVLYQNGTYVAPNFKSTPICNFFAGINKTEDGSRTAEKGDAHRDVTMARLAETYLVRAECYARLGQYGLAMNDINVVRARAQWKAGENRSYYIDGSVAFEKNALNAGTNATFYTNSNLNMNTYYLSNPGVAVTTAASDLTLKSFPANLPAEDEAIIAQVGASTDLDRALNFILDERTRELLGEWDRWETLSRTGTLIKRTKVFNPEAKYITVNKHELRPIPQSFIDGILNPDGTNLSSSQKAAWQNPGY from the coding sequence ATGAATAATATTAAAAATATAGGATTCGTCTTTTTAGCAATGATGGGGCTCACCATTGCCTCGTGTTCGAATGACTTTCTTGATGAAGAACAGACAACTAAATATTCCACTGACTATTTTAATACACAGCAGGGACTTGTAGATTTGTCGGAGTCACTTTATGGTAATATTCGCTGGCATTTTGGGTATGAATGGGCTTATGGAACTACACTTTATGGTACCGATGAGTTTACAAATGCAAATGACCTTACGAATGAAATGTGGAATACGTATGACAATAGGTTAGGACCAATTAAAGCAACTACTGCGACAGGAGCGGCAAATGGTAATGCTACTGCACCATCTGATCTTTGGGATGAGATGTATTATGGAATTGCTTCTGCCAATACGATTATTGCAAAAGCACCAACTGTAATTACTGATGTAAAAATTCGTAATCGTGTTTTGGCTCACGCTTATTTTATGCGTGGTTATAACTACTACCGTCTAACAGCTCAATACGGAGGAGTTGTACTTCAAACAGAACCAGTTACTACTGTAGTTCGTAGTTTTACTCGTTCAACTGAGGAGGCTTGTTGGGCACAGGTTATATCTGATCTTCGTAATGCTTATCAGCTTTTTGAAGGGGAAATTTTTACTTATGGAAAAGGAATTACCTGGACCAAAGCGACAGCGGCTCACTTTCTTGCTAAAGCATTATTGTTCCGTTCTTCTGAGCGTAACAATGCATGGAATAGTGCTTACAAAACGAGTGACTATAAAGAAGCGATCGATGCTTGTAGTTACGCTATAACTGCGCGTGGTGCACTAACTGCTAATTATAATGATTTATACGCTAACTGGACAGGAATTGATTGTCCTAATGAACAACTTAGTGAAATTTTGATGGCTGCTGGTTATAATGGAGATGCAACTACTGTTGGTCGTTTTGGTAACCGTACTTATAACTATTTTGATCCTCAATTCTCCGTTTTTGCAGGAGGATGGTCTGCACGTGGGGTATGGATTGGTGGTATGGATTTCCAACGTTGTCGTCCTACAGAGTATAGCTATGCTGTTTTTGATCACGTTAATGATGCCCGTATGTGGAAAACATTTAAAACTGTTTATGGTGTAAACACTGTAAAAACACCTAATCCAAATGGTGTAGCGTTGGGTGATCCTGCTGTTGTAATGATTTTGAATACCAAAAATGATAACACTTATAATGGATATACTTTTGGAGCCTTTGTTCAAAATCCTACTTGGAAAGATGTTGCAGGACGTTTGCCAGCATGGGGAGGCGCTTCAGGTACTAGACAAACTCCTACTGCTGGAAGTCTGACAAGTAAGAAAGGGCAATTTGCTCCAAATTCATTGGTTTTGTATCAAAATGGTACATATGTAGCGCCTAACTTTAAAAGTACGCCTATTTGTAATTTCTTTGCTGGTATCAATAAAACTGAGGATGGATCTCGTACTGCTGAAAAAGGAGATGCGCATCGTGATGTAACTATGGCACGTCTTGCAGAAACGTATCTAGTCCGTGCAGAGTGTTATGCTCGTCTTGGACAATATGGTCTTGCAATGAACGATATTAATGTTGTTCGTGCACGTGCGCAATGGAAAGCCGGAGAAAACAGATCGTACTATATTGATGGTTCGGTAGCTTTTGAGAAAAATGCTTTAAATGCAGGTACAAACGCAACATTTTATACTAATTCGAATTTGAACATGAACACCTATTATTTGTCAAATCCAGGAGTGGCAGTTACAACTGCTGCATCTGATTTGACATTGAAATCGTTCCCCGCTAATTTACCAGCAGAAGATGAAGCAATAATTGCGCAAGTTGGTGCTTCTACAGATTTGGATCGTGCATTGAATTTCATTCTTGATGAGCGTACACGTGAATTGTTGGGTGAATGGGATCGTTGGGAAACTTTATCTCGTACAGGAACATTAATCAAACGTACTAAAGTATTCAATCCTGAAGCTAAATACATAACAGTTAATAAGCATGAACTCCGTCCAATACCACAATCATTTATTGATGGTATATTGAATCCTGACGGTACTAACTTGTCAAGCAGTCAAAAAGCAGCTTGGCAAAACCCAGGTTATTAA
- a CDS encoding sialate O-acetylesterase yields MNYFKKLLLILIVLGAKLPLIAQVKLPALVGDNMVLQQNSKVNLWGWASPNEKINIQLGWQTAPVVITANPDGTWKTAVDTPKGNEKAYDITIDASNKIILHNVLIGEVWICSGQSNMYFPVGKEEGTWKTGVVNYEEEIKNANFPNIRIFTVLTKASQKPLDDVTGSWKECSPASVKSFSAVGYFFGRNLYQKLNVPIGLIASSWGGTKAEAWTSEKVLEENTDFLPILENDAKNEKLYQEKLEAYYSDLKKERIANNNDLSKSQLKKPKKEDNKTSYVLYNAMLNPLVNYTMKGVIWYQGESNAEQAYLYRSLFPAMVKNWRNDWNQGDFPFYFVQIAPHKGQNPDIREAQLISSKSIANSGMVVTTDVGDANNIHPIDKQTVGYRLSLLARAKTYNEPNLVFSGPIYNNMKIKKNRAQLFFDYAESGLVKNGDVLKEFEIAGEDKVFYPADAKIEGKTVVVSSEKVKSPVAVRFAWKAIPEPNLFNKEKLPASPFRTDDW; encoded by the coding sequence ATGAATTACTTCAAAAAGTTATTGCTAATTCTTATTGTTTTGGGCGCTAAATTACCTTTGATAGCCCAAGTTAAATTGCCAGCTCTCGTGGGAGACAATATGGTTCTGCAACAAAATTCCAAAGTGAATTTGTGGGGTTGGGCTTCACCAAACGAAAAAATTAATATTCAATTGGGATGGCAAACTGCTCCAGTTGTCATTACGGCAAACCCTGATGGAACCTGGAAAACAGCAGTTGATACTCCGAAAGGAAATGAAAAGGCTTATGATATTACTATTGATGCTTCAAACAAAATTATTCTGCACAATGTACTTATTGGTGAAGTTTGGATTTGTTCCGGTCAGTCGAACATGTATTTTCCGGTTGGTAAAGAAGAGGGAACTTGGAAAACTGGCGTGGTGAATTATGAGGAAGAAATCAAAAATGCCAATTTCCCTAATATCAGAATATTTACAGTTTTGACCAAAGCTTCCCAAAAACCGCTTGATGATGTTACTGGGAGTTGGAAGGAATGCTCACCGGCTAGTGTGAAAAGTTTTTCGGCTGTAGGCTATTTTTTTGGAAGGAATCTGTACCAAAAACTGAATGTTCCGATTGGTTTGATTGCTTCTTCTTGGGGAGGAACTAAAGCTGAAGCTTGGACTTCCGAAAAAGTATTGGAAGAGAATACTGATTTTTTACCAATTTTGGAAAACGATGCCAAAAACGAAAAATTATATCAGGAAAAACTCGAAGCGTATTATTCGGATTTGAAAAAGGAGCGAATTGCAAATAATAATGATTTGTCAAAAAGTCAATTAAAAAAGCCTAAAAAAGAGGATAATAAAACTTCATACGTTCTATATAATGCGATGTTAAATCCGCTAGTTAATTATACGATGAAAGGTGTGATTTGGTATCAAGGAGAGAGCAATGCAGAACAAGCTTATTTGTACCGCAGTTTGTTTCCGGCGATGGTTAAAAATTGGAGAAATGATTGGAATCAAGGAGATTTTCCTTTTTATTTTGTCCAAATCGCTCCACATAAAGGACAAAATCCAGACATAAGGGAAGCGCAGTTAATTTCATCCAAAAGTATTGCCAATTCTGGAATGGTAGTTACAACGGATGTTGGTGATGCCAATAATATTCACCCAATTGATAAGCAAACTGTAGGTTACCGTTTGTCTTTATTGGCTCGTGCCAAAACTTATAACGAACCAAATCTGGTGTTTTCGGGACCAATTTATAATAATATGAAAATCAAAAAGAACCGTGCCCAATTGTTTTTTGATTATGCTGAAAGTGGTCTTGTAAAAAACGGTGATGTGTTGAAAGAATTTGAAATTGCAGGAGAAGATAAAGTGTTTTATCCGGCAGACGCCAAAATTGAAGGAAAAACAGTTGTCGTTTCTTCTGAAAAAGTAAAAAGCCCTGTTGCTGTTCGTTTTGCATGGAAAGCTATTCCAGAACCAAATTTGTTCAATAAAGAAAAACTGCCGGCTTCCCCTTTCAGGACTGATGATTGGTAG